In the genome of candidate division WOR-3 bacterium, the window TGTCTACGAAGGTTTTAATTTCCTGCAGACTCCCTTGCTTGACTTCTGCCCTAAATCCCTGAGACTTTACATACTTTTCAAGGTCAGTTATGAGAGCACCTTTTAATCTTGGGTCGTAGGTCTCTTCCGCTATTCTCTCTTGGGGAACGGGGATGCCATAGAAGCTAAGGACAGA includes:
- a CDS encoding C39 family peptidase, with the translated sequence MIVLFILFLFLFAHSKMLDVPFVKQRDHFCGPASLSSVLSFYGIPVPQERIAEETYDPRLKGALITDLEKYVKSQGFRAEVKQGSLQEIKTFVD